One window of Saccharopolyspora phatthalungensis genomic DNA carries:
- a CDS encoding DUF6158 family protein has protein sequence MSTTTGIPGNELTEGLLLRELRHLHQTRNETFLHGSADALREHTARTFELEQEYLRRHPEREVDPRRTRSGARGEPQHA, from the coding sequence ATGAGCACGACCACCGGGATTCCCGGCAACGAGCTGACCGAAGGTCTGCTGCTGCGGGAACTGCGGCACCTGCACCAGACCCGCAACGAGACCTTCCTGCACGGTTCTGCGGATGCGCTGCGGGAACACACGGCGCGCACCTTCGAGCTCGAACAGGAGTACCTGCGGCGGCACCCGGAGCGCGAAGTGGACCCGCGCCGCACCCGCTCCGGTGCGAGAGGGGAGCCGCAGCATGCCTGA
- a CDS encoding MFS transporter, which produces MSSSSATADETTEDSGIGSLPREIWVLVIGSFIVAVGMGIVSPALPTFAASFDVGVTAASFVISAFALMRLVFAPVSGRLVSFFGERSIYVWGISIVGVSTAACAFAGSYWQLLIFRALGGTGSTMFTVSALALLVRLAPPHLRGRASGLWATSFLLGSVSGPIIGGLMVGYSLRLPFITYGIALFVAAFIGWLLLRKSTLAARQVDTGAPSMTVGQALRHRAYRAAMLSNFSNGWAVYGVRIALVPLFVVEALRSTQSMAGVALSVFAAGNAAVLLLSGRIADKRGRKPLVLVGLAVSGLATASLGFTDSVPWFLAASLIAGMGAGILNPAQNAAVADLVGATGKGGPVLAAFQMAADCGAIVGPLIAGVLVDTVSYRAAFAVTGFTAVLGLLAWIGAPETRPTRPVVRHTQAETLDEAA; this is translated from the coding sequence GTGTCGAGCAGCTCGGCAACGGCGGATGAGACCACCGAGGACTCCGGCATCGGTTCCCTACCTCGCGAGATCTGGGTACTGGTCATCGGCAGCTTCATCGTCGCCGTCGGCATGGGCATCGTGTCGCCGGCACTACCGACGTTCGCTGCCAGCTTCGACGTCGGGGTGACTGCGGCGTCCTTCGTGATCAGCGCGTTTGCCTTGATGCGGCTGGTCTTCGCGCCGGTCAGCGGGCGTCTGGTGTCGTTCTTCGGGGAGCGCTCCATCTACGTGTGGGGCATCAGCATCGTCGGCGTCAGCACCGCCGCCTGCGCGTTCGCGGGTTCCTACTGGCAGCTGCTGATCTTCCGGGCCCTCGGCGGCACCGGTTCGACGATGTTCACGGTGTCGGCCTTGGCGCTGCTGGTCCGCCTCGCCCCACCGCACCTGCGCGGCCGCGCGTCCGGACTGTGGGCGACGAGTTTCCTGCTGGGCAGCGTCTCCGGGCCGATCATCGGCGGCCTCATGGTCGGCTACTCGCTGCGCCTGCCGTTCATCACCTACGGAATCGCGCTGTTCGTCGCGGCCTTCATCGGCTGGTTGTTGCTGCGGAAGTCGACGCTGGCCGCGCGGCAGGTCGACACCGGCGCGCCATCGATGACGGTCGGCCAGGCGCTGCGTCACCGCGCCTACCGGGCGGCGATGCTGTCGAACTTCAGCAACGGCTGGGCGGTTTACGGCGTCCGGATCGCGTTGGTCCCGCTGTTCGTGGTCGAGGCCCTTCGCTCCACCCAGTCGATGGCGGGCGTCGCACTATCCGTGTTCGCCGCCGGCAACGCCGCAGTGCTGTTGTTGTCCGGCCGAATCGCGGACAAGCGCGGGCGCAAACCGCTGGTGCTCGTGGGGCTTGCCGTCTCCGGCCTGGCCACGGCCTCACTCGGCTTCACCGACTCCGTCCCGTGGTTCCTCGCCGCCTCGCTGATCGCCGGTATGGGCGCCGGAATCCTCAACCCCGCCCAGAACGCCGCGGTCGCCGACCTCGTCGGCGCGACGGGCAAGGGCGGGCCGGTGCTGGCCGCGTTCCAGATGGCCGCCGATTGCGGCGCGATCGTCGGCCCGCTGATCGCCGGCGTGCTCGTCGACACGGTGTCGTACCGGGCGGCGTTCGCCGTCACCGGATTCACCGCCGTGCTCGGCCTGCTGGCCTGGATCGGCGCACCAGAGACCCGCCCTACCAGGCCGGTCGTTCGACACACGCAGGCGGAAACGCTCGACGAAGCTGCCTGA
- a CDS encoding GNAT family N-acetyltransferase: MDPLHDPDDEALLDPRQARDLAGLIETARLASATVRYGLRTRVGAATLVLNQDNPLPIANHACALWGTLAEVAGTLLALEQVFAEAGRAEAVVYASPTTVAEIEGIADDAGWRAVEELVALLHRVRQDAKGLARPAEDHDLPAIVDLIADDAGLSASGERRLLRNLGHRIDDPRCVLRVVDDPGADRIAGFAQGFIERGIGLVEQVIVRPGRRRRGVGRELVAEVVDELHERDALLVAAHCEEGGTAERFAEACGFEVVYAVTAYARRIDDLL, from the coding sequence GTGGATCCGCTGCACGACCCTGACGACGAAGCCCTGCTCGACCCCCGGCAGGCTCGCGATCTCGCCGGGCTGATCGAGACCGCGCGGCTGGCCTCGGCCACCGTGCGTTACGGGCTGCGCACGCGAGTCGGCGCCGCGACGCTGGTGCTCAACCAGGACAACCCGTTGCCCATCGCGAACCACGCGTGCGCGTTGTGGGGCACGCTCGCCGAGGTCGCCGGGACCCTGTTGGCGCTGGAGCAGGTCTTCGCCGAGGCGGGTCGCGCCGAGGCCGTCGTCTACGCGTCGCCGACTACGGTCGCGGAGATCGAAGGCATCGCCGACGACGCAGGTTGGCGCGCGGTGGAAGAACTCGTGGCGCTGCTGCACCGGGTTCGCCAGGACGCCAAGGGGCTCGCGCGTCCGGCCGAGGACCATGATCTGCCCGCGATCGTTGACCTGATCGCCGACGACGCCGGGCTCTCCGCGTCGGGCGAGCGGCGGCTGCTGCGCAACCTCGGGCACCGGATCGACGATCCGCGCTGCGTGTTGCGCGTCGTCGACGATCCGGGTGCCGACCGCATCGCCGGATTCGCGCAGGGCTTCATCGAGCGCGGCATCGGCCTGGTCGAGCAGGTGATCGTGCGGCCCGGCCGCCGACGCCGGGGCGTCGGACGGGAGCTGGTCGCGGAGGTCGTCGACGAGCTGCACGAGCGTGATGCGCTGCTCGTCGCGGCGCACTGCGAGGAGGGCGGCACGGCCGAGCGGTTCGCCGAAGCCTGCGGTTTCGAGGTGGTCTACGCCGTGACGGCCTATGCCCGCCGCATCGACGATCTCCTGTGA
- a CDS encoding UvrD-helicase domain-containing protein, producing the protein MTGTCHHRRERLRREAEAQLRDRSLPTWQHRVLQRFAVEHENGWFPLLHRSAPHTPADRPDAVLVGPLGVLLILLRDEEPGWETSREAFVWAAERLAGASIGPGMLTEAAARTVLVQPAGHRGRPSNTGEHLTITDGELDRILRRGERVLEEADVQAIARHLDGRTFDLTPIMWQPRRIPQQRGPGRTGGTASPFDIPDPRREQVERAPERLFPDWRFFLDGTQLGAVRRRYSGPARITGPAGTGKSVVALHRLAYLARRTTGRLLFTTHLRNLPLIAEEQFRSLAPQLAQRIEFTHLHAWARDFLAGRGRAAEVDEQQVEQAFNAVWQRSELTETLRNFRPVRGYWKDEIDRVIKGRGIRSLETYRSVSRKGRGANLPPEFRAYVWQFYCEYERALSERDAFDHNDVLMRALAEIERRPLPRQYTSVVVDEVQDLTLIGLRLVHAISGDGPDQLLLVGDGQQQVHAGGWRLSEAGISLRGRGEILRRNYRNRLAITERAGELDAIDRFDDLEGGPTVSLRSSRPVLRGGQVVEWQGRNQEEAVVSALRRLNDNSSVAVLTRTNGTAEHWEKVLRAAGFAVRPVGRWDGRACAPIHVGTVHRAKGTEFRSVFLPGEPLPSGRYREEREALHRQRLVGMTRARDFLWLGTVISSCGAPSRSTTRSRGPESGSSPDPT; encoded by the coding sequence GTGACCGGGACCTGCCACCATCGCCGGGAACGACTGCGCCGCGAGGCCGAGGCGCAGCTGCGGGACCGGTCCCTGCCGACCTGGCAGCACCGGGTGCTCCAGCGATTCGCGGTGGAGCACGAAAACGGCTGGTTTCCGCTGCTCCACCGATCCGCGCCGCACACCCCGGCCGACCGGCCCGACGCGGTGCTCGTCGGGCCGCTCGGGGTGTTGCTGATCCTGTTGCGCGACGAGGAACCCGGGTGGGAGACCTCGCGGGAGGCGTTCGTGTGGGCCGCGGAACGGCTGGCCGGAGCCTCGATCGGGCCGGGCATGCTGACCGAAGCGGCGGCCCGGACGGTGCTCGTGCAGCCCGCCGGCCACCGCGGCCGCCCGTCGAATACCGGCGAACACCTCACGATCACCGACGGCGAACTCGACCGGATCCTGCGGCGCGGCGAACGGGTACTGGAAGAAGCGGATGTGCAGGCCATCGCCCGGCACCTGGACGGCCGCACCTTCGACCTGACGCCGATCATGTGGCAACCGCGGCGGATCCCGCAGCAGCGCGGCCCCGGCCGGACCGGCGGTACGGCAAGCCCGTTCGACATACCCGACCCGCGCCGGGAGCAGGTCGAGCGCGCCCCGGAGCGACTGTTCCCGGACTGGCGGTTCTTCCTGGACGGCACCCAGCTCGGCGCGGTGCGACGGCGCTACTCGGGGCCCGCGCGGATCACCGGCCCGGCCGGCACCGGCAAATCCGTGGTGGCCCTGCACCGCTTGGCCTACCTGGCGCGACGCACCACCGGGCGACTGCTGTTCACCACGCACCTGCGCAACCTGCCGTTGATCGCCGAAGAACAGTTCCGGTCCCTAGCGCCGCAGCTCGCGCAACGCATCGAGTTCACCCACCTGCACGCCTGGGCGCGCGACTTCCTGGCCGGGCGCGGGCGGGCCGCCGAGGTCGACGAGCAGCAGGTGGAGCAGGCATTCAACGCGGTTTGGCAACGCTCCGAGCTGACCGAGACGCTGCGCAACTTCAGGCCGGTGCGCGGCTACTGGAAGGACGAGATCGACCGGGTGATCAAGGGACGCGGCATCCGGTCGTTGGAGACCTACCGGTCGGTGTCGCGAAAGGGCCGCGGCGCGAACCTGCCACCCGAATTCCGGGCGTATGTTTGGCAGTTCTACTGCGAGTATGAGCGCGCGCTGTCCGAACGGGACGCCTTCGACCACAACGACGTGCTGATGCGGGCGCTGGCCGAGATCGAACGCCGCCCGTTGCCCCGGCAGTACACCTCGGTTGTGGTCGACGAGGTCCAAGACCTGACGCTGATCGGGCTGCGACTGGTGCACGCGATCAGCGGCGACGGGCCGGACCAGCTGCTGCTCGTCGGCGACGGTCAGCAGCAGGTGCACGCCGGTGGTTGGCGGCTGTCCGAGGCCGGAATCTCGTTGCGGGGCCGCGGGGAAATCCTGCGCCGCAACTACCGGAACCGGCTCGCGATCACCGAGCGGGCCGGGGAGCTCGACGCGATCGACCGGTTTGACGACCTCGAGGGCGGCCCGACCGTTTCGCTGCGCTCGTCGCGGCCGGTGCTGCGCGGCGGGCAGGTCGTCGAGTGGCAAGGTAGAAACCAAGAGGAGGCCGTGGTCTCCGCGCTCCGGCGCCTCAACGACAACTCCAGTGTTGCCGTGCTCACCCGCACCAATGGCACCGCCGAGCATTGGGAAAAGGTGTTGCGCGCCGCGGGTTTCGCGGTTCGTCCGGTGGGCCGCTGGGACGGGCGGGCTTGCGCGCCCATCCACGTCGGCACCGTGCACCGTGCCAAGGGCACCGAGTTCCGCAGCGTGTTCCTGCCTGGCGAACCGCTGCCGTCAGGTCGCTACCGGGAAGAGCGCGAAGCGCTGCACCGACAACGTCTGGTCGGCATGACCCGGGCCCGCGATTTCCTGTGGCTTGGCACCGTGATCTCGTCGTGCGGCGCACCGTCGCGATCAACCACCCGATCTCGGGGTCCCGAGTCAGGGTCTTCTCCGGACCCCACCTGA